In Erigeron canadensis isolate Cc75 chromosome 8, C_canadensis_v1, whole genome shotgun sequence, the DNA window TCATTATGACATCGAAGGTCCACATTCTCGGAAGTGGGCCCGACCCAGGCCCATCGCTAAACACGCCTTGTTCTTAAAGTAGCAAAATACATTTGATTAGGTGGTGCTTAATTAGCAGGACCAATTTTCATAATCATAACGATCCaacatcttcttttttttttctttctttctttttgctttattaacaacaatagtaataataataaagtgtaTATAAGAATACACCCGTTAGACCTGGTCCTCAACAAATCTAAACAATAACATTGTGACTCTTTTAGTGGACAACTAAATCATCACTCACATTACTTACTTTCTAAAGCTTATAATATTTTGACAATCTGtctcaataattttttttattgattatttcTTTAGTGTAATTAGATAGAAAACACATATAaactgtttattttttttaaaacagtcAGCTCAGGCTATAAGTATTGTGATTACAACAATAAGGCTTGAACGGTCAATTTCACTTTTACAAACTCCATGTGTTACCGTTGGGCTATAGATTGCCCTATGATAAATGTCGGAACCAGATATGATAATTTGcatttaataaaactttatatGTGCAAGGATAagttatcaataaaaaatttcaattaatacatatacatgagacaaaaattaatttcatgtaaagtAAGAACAAAATTCCCGATCttaaaatttgaatatattttaagataaaCACATTATGAACATATTTTAAACCCAGTATAGAAAGTTTGTATCATAAAATGCGTACATGTATGTCAAATCTCAATATATATGTTTCGTCTACAAGATCaaacatgtttaaaataaacggtttatatatatataaagataaaatataaattaaacaaacagTTTGGTCTGCAAAATCAACATGTCTTAAAAATATACTGCATATGTTAGCAACAATTTTTGCTTTTGCATATATCCATGCAAGGAAAGAATATAACTAGTTACTGAATTAGTTGTATTAAATTTCTTGTAAAGCTGCTAGGAGGAACCAGGCTGCAGAATGGCTAAGACAAATGGACCATGGTGCGGTGGAGGTGCTGCCCAATGAACCCTCAGAGGAACACTTCTGCCAATCTCTTCGCAACGGCCTCATCCTCTGCAATGTCCTTAACAAGGTCAATCCTGGAGCAATTCCAAAGGtacgtactcccagcctctatttttttttcttttcttttccacaCATTAACAagatatatacgagtaattagtTAATACTACTGATGATTTGGCCGGGATATTATTTTAAGGTAGTAGAAATTCCAGTCATTGACACTGAAGGGGCAGCACAAACTGCAATTCAGTATTTTGAAAACACGAGGAATTTTCTAGTAGCTGTTGGTCAAATGAAGCTTCTTACCTTTGAGGTATCAGATTTAGAAAAGGTGGGTTTCATTTCTCTAATTCTACATTTGAACAATGTGGCTACATTAACATAAAGATTTTGAGGTAATTTGTGCTCAAGAAACTTAGGGTGGCGTTTGCAGGGAGGCTCATCTGGTAAAGTTGTAGACTGTATATTGTGTTTGAAAGGTTATTATGAGTGGAGGCACTCAGGTGGTGTTGGGGTGTGGAAGTATGGTGGAACTGTGAGGATCACTTCTTTCCCCAAGGGCTCACCTTCTTCTTTGATAGGCAGTGAAAGTGCAGATGAATCACTTGATGAGTCCGAGTCATCACAGTTTGAAGAGTTGCTTGAGTACCTACATTCATCAAGTGAGGTGTCCCTCGAGGAATCTAAAGTGTCAACTGCACTTACCTTCCTGTTTGACCGTCTTAGCATCGGGCTTTTACAGGCTTATCTCACAGAAACCAATGATCTTGATGACTTCCCTTTGAATTCAATGGTAGGTAAGCTTCATTCTGTATTGCTTGTCAGTCACATACTGGATTTCACTGTTTCTATTTTGCAAAGGTGGAAAATGGTCAGATCAAGCAGGCTGGGTCTCAGGCCAAAACGGGTCAGGTCAGGCTGACCCAAGACACTTTGTTCCAAAGATTTCTTATATGAACTAGTACACTTTGTGCGACTACCAACCTATTTTTTCCCTTCATATTTTAGTTTTACCCGATGGACTCATTGAAGATAGAACACAAGTACATAACCCAAATCGACctatttcaaaagaaaattggTTGAAATTGCCATTACTATAATACCCTGATATGATTTTCTGGGTTCTCAAGGATATGTTTGGGTAATACTATAGGTTATCGATATAGTACTCAAGAAGGCAGTTAAAGATCTTTCGGCACTGCTTGTATCTCAAGGAAATCAGGTAACATCCAAACTGGTTGAAGCAATTAATGTAAATTCAGAATTAATCGCTGAATGTACCATTCTAATATCTTTTTCAGCTTGGTATCTTTTTAAAGAATATGTTAAAGGGCAACTGCAAACCATTATCAAAGCATGAATTCCTACAAGCCATTTCAAAATATATAGACCAAAGATCTGGTTTAGTGTCAAATGATTTCTTCAAGTTTTGCATATGTGGTGGCCAGAGTAAAGGCATGCAGCACAATATTAATCACACATCAGACAATACAATCATACTGGATCTTCAGCAGAAACAACTAGAGGTTAACCACATTGACTGTCCTATATTCTCAACTTATGCTTTTTGAGATGGTTTAAACGGTCGTTATTCTATAGCATCTAATATGTGTCACAAACATACCCAGGATCTAGAAGCTAGGTTTCATTTGACAAAATTGGAAATCCAACAAGCTCATCTGACTTGGGAACAAGAACTTAAGAAACTAGGTAGGTTCTCAGACTAGTTTCTACATTTGCTGGCATACGATTCCTATTAAGACCAAAAGATACTAACATTAGATATTTCCAGTACATCACACTAAGGACCTTGAAGTAGCCTCGTCTTCATACCACAAAGTTTTAGAAGAAAACCGACAGCTCTACAACCAGGTTCAAGACTTAAAAGGTCGGTACTGGTGTTCTTACCATCATGTTTGTAGGAAAGCTTGTATCTTTAAAGAGTTTATTTTATCGTTTGCAGGGGCAATAAGAGTTTACTGTAGAGTCAAACCCTTTACGCATGAGCAAATCGATGAAAAATCCACGGTTGAGTATATAGGAGAAAATGGAAATATAATGATTGTTAATCCTCATAAACAGGGCAAGGATGCTAGGAAGATATTCACTTTCAACAAGGTATTTGGAGGGAACACAACTCAAGGTAAGTTGATCTTTGTACACAGAAACTGGAtataattcaagatttaaaGCAAAAGAATAACTAATACTATTACAGTTTTTCGATGTGCTTGCACGATTAAAATCACAACCGGAAAAGAATCTTTGCCACTGTATAAAAATGTCAAAGTATCTCATCTAACACATTGTGAACCTATTTTCAGAGCAAATATACGTAGATACCCAGCCATTGATTAGATCTGTGCTCGATGGTTACAATGTTTGTATCTTTGCATATGGCCAGACTGGTTCAGGGAAGACATACACTATGGTAGATGACTGTGGTGCAATTTCTTGACATTTTTTCGTTTGGATTCATATATTATACAGACTTTTTATATTATGTCTTTTAACATGAGATTGACCCTTACATATTGTCTTTTGCGTAAGTGTAGAGTGGTCCAGACATGACAACAGAGGATACATGGGGCGTAAATTATCGAGCTCTGCGAGATCTGTTTCAATTGTCGGAGGCAAGAAAAGGCGTTTTAACATATGAGGTTGGAGTTCAAATGATTGAAATATACAATGAACAAGTGAGAGATCTCCTGGTTATTGATGGCTCTAATAGAAGATATCCTTCAAGATTTCTTTTCCTTTATGTTCCTGTTACTATATTTTCTTGTCTTTTACAATTTTTCTTTGTTAATCCTTGACAAACTACACGTTGGAAATACGAAATAATTCCCAGTTGAATGGTCTTAATGTTCCTGATGCATCTTTAGTTTCTGTTAAATGCACTCAAGATGTTCTTGATCTGATGAGAATTGGCCACAGAAATCGTGCAGTTGGTGCTACTGCTTTAAATGAACGAAGTAGCCGTTCTCACAGGTAGTTTCTACTGCTTTTATCCTTAACTTTTAGAGTTGGAAATTTTGACAATACGTTGGTTTGGGTGTTCTATCCCAAACAAGTTAGAAAGTAAATATCAGAAAGGTAACGAGTTAAACGGGTTCAGAGTCTCCTAAGTCCAGTTTTAATGTGTATAACcttctaaatcatttttttaaagtttgagaTTGCTGTTGTatcaatatttttattgtaataataGTCAACACATTAAGCCGGACACGTTTTGATccgttacccaacccgcccattttgccacttctATTCAACCTGTGTTAAGAAAATATGTTGTATCGTTTTATAAGAACTTTCTGATTTACTGACAGTGTTCTAACCGTACATATACGCGGAAAAGAATTAGTTTCTGGGTCTACTTTGAAGGGTTGCCTGCATCTCGTAGATCTTGCTGGAAGTGAGAGGGTAGATAAATCAGAGGCCGTTGGCGAGCGTCTCAAGGAAGCTCAGCATATCAACAGATCTCTCTCTGCACTTGGAGATGTCATTTCTGCCCTTGCACAAAAGAGCACGCACATTCCTTACAGAAATAGCAAGCTCACTCAAGTATTGCAAGATTCTCTGGGTAATAATCTAAGTTTTAATACTTCTTCCAAAGGTGGAAATGTTGAAGGCATTTACTTACGTATGGTTCGATATGGGTCATGTTTTTTCAATCAGCTTAGTTAGGTTAAACTGAAAAAGTTAAGATGGAAGGTGAACATGTCAAATGAGTCAAACAGGTTGAAAATCCtccaaagttttattttttaacacataaaaattgtccaaaataataagtaattaatttttttaaatcatattaCTGAAGTATATTGCTATTATCAATAATAATTTCAGTACCAACTAGAAAATGGACCAAAAAGTTTGTCAGCCCACACCCCCCTGTTTTGACATATACAAAAAATGACCCATTTTAACCCAAAACAGATGGTCATAAACCCTGCTGATTTCACCATTTGTCACTTGTAGGCGGGCATGCTAAAACACTGATGTTTGTGCATATAAATCCTGAAACTAATGCCATCGGAGAGACAATTAGTACCCTCAAATTTGCTGAGAGGGTTGCCTCAATTGAATTAGGTGCGGCTAAATCAAATAAAGAAACCGGTGAAATTAGAGATATGAAAGAAGAGGTTTGGCTTTCACTTTCATTCTTCATTCTTACATTTAGTGTACAAGATTAACTGCTAAAATGTGCTTTATGACCCACCTATCTGTTTGTTCACTTCAGATATCCAATATGAAGCTATTGTTGGAGAAAAAAGAGGCAGAGTTAGAGCAATTGAGACGTGGGAATGCACGAGGTGCGATATCACCTGTCCGTATGCCAAGATGTAATCCCACAAACACTTTGAGGCCCGATGTTAATCAGCACCACCTTGATGAAAATAAGATTCCTGAGGTTAGTCCTAATTCGATACGAGGTAGTCCAATAGTAGGTGTTGTAAACAAACAAACCATAGTTATGTTGTTGTATACATTCTTTGGTGGATTTTATTACAGATGGTAAtttgggtgggttgggtaatgggttaaAGTTGGTGATTTCTTTGTGAAGGTTTGGAACATGTCAGGTAAGCCCAAAATACATTTAATTCAAGTTATCTAATTCTTTGTTAGTAAATGTGTAGGCTATAGTACAAAAgttaaatttattcaaaaatgaTCTACTTACAGTATAAATGGGTTCATAGAGATCTTAGGCAATATACACTCACTATAGGGGACTTTCAAAATTCAACTGATTCGTTTATTAGTTTACCTCTTTGACCTGTTGATAGAGAAAACATAACCTGAATAAACCATTCATAACTAATGGGTCATAATTGTCCCTTGCTCATCTGGATTTTATCATGTAATTCTTGAATACAGAAAAAGAGGACAATATAGTTACACCATCCTTAAGTCCTTAACTGTCTTTTATCATAAGTAGCAGACTTTAATTCCAACAAATGATTTTTGGCAACAATTTTTGGGTTACTTTTTATGCCATAACAACAAAAAACTGTCATCTGTTTTCTATCAGAATTTACTCTGAAACCTCAGAAATTTTATTCCATGTCCTGCTGCTGTATATGTCCTGGCAGGTTAGAAGCTGTTCATCGATTAAACAAAGGAGGCCCCGTTACCCCTCTAAGTTCACAGACAGGGAGTCTATACCTAAACTACTAGCTGAAGAGGGATCACAATCTCCTCCTATCAGAAGATCGATATCCACCGACAGAGGAGCCCATCTTAAAAGCAGGATCAAGCCTGATACACCTGATAATCTTCCTATAACAAAAACACAGTACCCTACACGAGCTTTCATCAATAGATCTCTAGCCACCTTAGCGAGTTTACCATCAACTGAGAATAAAAGAGGGTATT includes these proteins:
- the LOC122611108 gene encoding kinesin-like protein KIN-14F, coding for MPQQEIVSSNFHHHQMLILNSPAPTKNYSRGLLKGAEDFIDDRELAQRKAEAAAARRNQAAEWLRQMDHGAVEVLPNEPSEEHFCQSLRNGLILCNVLNKVNPGAIPKVVEIPVIDTEGAAQTAIQYFENTRNFLVAVGQMKLLTFEVSDLEKGGSSGKVVDCILCLKGYYEWRHSGGVGVWKYGGTVRITSFPKGSPSSLIGSESADESLDESESSQFEELLEYLHSSSEVSLEESKVSTALTFLFDRLSIGLLQAYLTETNDLDDFPLNSMVIDIVLKKAVKDLSALLVSQGNQLGIFLKNMLKGNCKPLSKHEFLQAISKYIDQRSGLVSNDFFKFCICGGQSKGMQHNINHTSDNTIILDLQQKQLEDLEARFHLTKLEIQQAHLTWEQELKKLVHHTKDLEVASSSYHKVLEENRQLYNQVQDLKGAIRVYCRVKPFTHEQIDEKSTVEYIGENGNIMIVNPHKQGKDARKIFTFNKVFGGNTTQEQIYVDTQPLIRSVLDGYNVCIFAYGQTGSGKTYTMSGPDMTTEDTWGVNYRALRDLFQLSEARKGVLTYEVGVQMIEIYNEQVRDLLVIDGSNRRLEIRNNSQLNGLNVPDASLVSVKCTQDVLDLMRIGHRNRAVGATALNERSSRSHSVLTVHIRGKELVSGSTLKGCLHLVDLAGSERVDKSEAVGERLKEAQHINRSLSALGDVISALAQKSTHIPYRNSKLTQVLQDSLGGHAKTLMFVHINPETNAIGETISTLKFAERVASIELGAAKSNKETGEIRDMKEEISNMKLLLEKKEAELEQLRRGNARGAISPVRMPRCNPTNTLRPDVNQHHLDENKIPEVRSCSSIKQRRPRYPSKFTDRESIPKLLAEEGSQSPPIRRSISTDRGAHLKSRIKPDTPDNLPITKTQYPTRAFINRSLATLASLPSTENKRGYLSSQDNNSEALHNLPRINARKGNQEQEEEQFKQMLNVRQGGIGKLKLENNQVKTKSQLPIKIHKADLLRTVYSGVDAGGTIEEGHRSDFSEPENEHVLNKPQLPVGMKKLQRSSSRSSHTVEVREPGHNLQSVMTASKNENKPLIGANNAHESSNASITKFRRSRSTPRGKFMVLP